A stretch of Candidatus Latescibacterota bacterium DNA encodes these proteins:
- a CDS encoding zf-HC2 domain-containing protein, which produces MARDKGRTRCESVRDSLPDYLEGRLSAALRGPLRAHLQRCPSCRRAHDRERRLYQLLGDMPRVSAPSSLADSVLAAVFAQVPLRERVAPAPARAVGWRQWTLLPVAILMLGMILGLWMETADRARLQSTAASALVEGSRELSGALSLLEGLRSAADQMSYPVREKAASLLRVERTLRGVLPLGTTFLILLVACGPAVLVFTLYRIRLKGVLSNVLVHPTLR; this is translated from the coding sequence ATGGCACGGGACAAGGGCAGAACACGTTGCGAGTCGGTCAGGGATTCCCTGCCCGACTACCTGGAGGGCAGGCTCTCGGCCGCGCTCCGGGGCCCGCTGCGCGCCCATCTCCAGCGCTGTCCGTCCTGCCGCCGCGCCCACGACCGGGAGCGACGCCTCTACCAGCTGCTCGGCGACATGCCGCGAGTTTCGGCCCCCTCCTCCCTGGCCGACAGCGTCCTGGCGGCGGTCTTCGCCCAGGTGCCGCTCCGCGAGCGCGTGGCGCCCGCGCCCGCGCGCGCCGTCGGCTGGCGCCAGTGGACCCTGCTGCCGGTGGCGATCCTGATGCTGGGGATGATCCTCGGGCTGTGGATGGAGACGGCCGACCGCGCGCGCCTGCAGAGCACCGCCGCCTCCGCCCTGGTGGAGGGAAGCCGCGAACTCAGCGGTGCGCTCAGCCTGCTCGAAGGACTGCGCAGCGCCGCCGATCAGATGAGCTACCCCGTCCGCGAGAAGGCGGCCTCCCTGCTGCGCGTCGAACGCACGCTGCGCGGCGTGCTCCCGCTGGGGACGACATTCCTGATTCTGCTTGTCGCCTGCGGTCCGGCCGTGCTTGTCTTCACCCTCTATCGCATCCGGCTCAAGGGAGTTCTGTCCAATGTCCTCGTCCATCCGACGCTCCGCTAG
- a CDS encoding BamA/TamA family outer membrane protein produces the protein MCDASSFHRFLARATLLTAVLASALPAACPAGGLADALGKDGVHLPGMDYAPEDAEAMRGWLVQEIVLVGNLRTRDETVLRELFLQPGDAFDPELLGRDLRFLRGLRLFAAVGVTVRPDSGGVYLTYFLVERGDLRWGLVYPVAEFRNDQLRLGGVYRHRSLLGGREDLWLEYSAGWEQRARVSIGRPWLGSYPIEHGLSYRIVDRADGDQFHLERASLSFWLSLSRRRPLEHRFLFSLGWGERRFLVEDSRHYEQFSSVTLGYSHDSRDSFVRPASGGLLELTGTLYDPILGSSVYLRQVGVLATRYHPLGGWVAAGGMAAVNRWGDLFYRGVTSLGGLESVRGFGESSVDGWEGADGPHGPRGRNSLVARVELRHDLLPPFTVNLPVIGVVDVQTEGALFTDAGWLWSRDRFLLPLGARARLHSGGGALRLYTPVGDVVRLELGIGEGGKAELHLGSGMRF, from the coding sequence GTGTGTGACGCTTCCTCATTCCATCGATTCCTGGCGCGCGCGACGCTGCTGACGGCGGTGCTGGCGAGCGCTCTGCCTGCCGCCTGCCCGGCCGGCGGACTGGCCGATGCCCTGGGGAAGGATGGCGTCCACCTGCCGGGCATGGACTACGCGCCCGAGGACGCCGAGGCGATGCGCGGCTGGCTCGTGCAGGAGATCGTCCTCGTGGGCAATCTCCGCACGCGCGACGAGACCGTGTTGCGCGAGCTGTTCCTCCAGCCCGGCGACGCCTTCGATCCCGAACTGCTCGGACGCGACCTGCGCTTCCTGCGCGGGCTGCGGCTCTTCGCCGCCGTGGGGGTCACCGTGCGCCCGGACTCGGGCGGGGTCTATCTCACCTACTTCCTGGTGGAGCGCGGCGACCTGCGCTGGGGCCTGGTCTACCCGGTGGCCGAGTTCCGCAACGACCAGCTGCGGCTGGGTGGCGTCTACCGGCACCGCAGCCTGCTGGGGGGGCGCGAGGACCTCTGGCTCGAGTACTCGGCGGGCTGGGAGCAGCGAGCCCGCGTGAGCATCGGACGCCCCTGGCTCGGCAGCTATCCAATCGAGCACGGTCTGAGCTATCGGATCGTCGACCGCGCGGACGGCGACCAGTTCCACCTGGAGCGGGCCTCGCTCAGCTTCTGGCTGTCCCTGAGCCGGCGACGTCCGCTGGAGCACCGCTTCCTCTTCAGCCTGGGCTGGGGCGAGCGCCGCTTCCTGGTCGAGGACAGCCGGCACTACGAGCAGTTCAGCTCCGTCACCCTGGGCTACTCCCACGACAGCCGCGACAGCTTCGTGCGCCCGGCCAGCGGCGGCCTGCTGGAGCTCACGGGCACGCTCTACGATCCGATCCTCGGCAGCAGCGTCTACCTGCGGCAGGTGGGGGTGCTGGCGACGCGCTACCATCCCCTCGGCGGCTGGGTCGCCGCCGGGGGCATGGCGGCCGTGAACCGCTGGGGAGACCTCTTCTATCGCGGCGTGACATCGCTCGGCGGACTCGAATCGGTGCGCGGCTTCGGCGAGTCGAGCGTGGACGGCTGGGAGGGCGCGGACGGTCCCCACGGTCCCCGCGGCCGCAACAGCCTGGTGGCCCGCGTCGAGCTGCGCCACGACCTCCTGCCGCCCTTCACCGTGAACCTGCCGGTGATCGGGGTGGTGGACGTCCAGACCGAGGGCGCGCTCTTCACGGACGCGGGCTGGCTCTGGAGCCGCGACCGTTTTCTGCTACCCCTCGGCGCGCGCGCGCGCCTGCACAGCGGCGGGGGCGCGCTGCGGCTCTACACCCCGGTGGGGGACGTCGTCCGCCTCGAGCTGGGCATCGGCGAAGGCGGCAAGGCGGAGCTGCACCTGGGCAGCGGGATGCGCTTCTAG